A portion of the Mycoplasmopsis mustelae genome contains these proteins:
- a CDS encoding MurR/RpiR family transcriptional regulator: protein MKRDLFDDNLKEKIQQNQHIRSLVKFVDYINTDTEEFLKLTNSQLSQKLDISQPTFSRISKNLGFKNVNGLKIYISQRNQYLKDHLDWKQNDNAKTLNEVIKNIKTHYMFTVERTTQKFLDLGYKNLHEYINTLLAFKINLVFGIGESALVGSYFTSNMRKIGFNIIFCQDVHTFLSFSALLQYKTVHITIISRSMQTLEVKWILKYLEERKITYSIWTKNLKFKSAKVQNVVLIDSIEQSYRISALGSKIAGFMICDIIFSYLSNKIDYQRKIFKNINNLVKSWNHLDDNKTLCNEYRKK from the coding sequence ATGAAAAGAGATCTTTTTGATGATAATTTAAAAGAGAAAATACAACAAAACCAACACATAAGATCATTAGTAAAATTCGTTGATTATATTAACACAGACACTGAAGAATTTTTAAAACTTACTAATAGCCAACTGAGTCAAAAATTAGACATCTCACAACCTACTTTTTCACGGATTTCTAAAAATCTTGGCTTTAAAAATGTAAACGGGTTAAAAATCTACATTTCTCAACGTAATCAATATCTAAAAGACCATTTAGATTGAAAGCAAAACGATAATGCAAAAACCTTAAATGAGGTTATCAAAAACATCAAAACACATTATATGTTCACTGTTGAAAGAACTACTCAAAAATTCTTAGATTTGGGATATAAAAATTTGCATGAATATATTAATACTTTATTAGCATTTAAAATTAATTTAGTTTTCGGTATTGGTGAATCTGCTTTGGTTGGTTCTTATTTTACTAGCAATATGCGCAAAATTGGTTTTAATATCATTTTTTGCCAAGATGTACATACCTTTTTATCTTTCAGTGCTTTATTACAATATAAAACAGTTCACATTACTATTATTTCGCGTAGTATGCAAACTTTAGAAGTAAAATGAATTTTAAAATATCTTGAAGAACGTAAAATTACTTATTCAATTTGAACCAAGAATTTAAAATTTAAATCTGCTAAAGTTCAAAATGTAGTCTTAATTGACTCTATCGAACAGTCTTATCGCATTAGTGCTTTGGGTTCAAAGATTGCTGGTTTTATGATTTGTGATATTATTTTTTCTTACTTATCTAACAAAATTGATTATCAAAGAAAAATCTTTAAAAATATTAACAATTTAGTAAAAAGTTGAAACCATCTAGATGATAATAAAACATTATGCAATGAGTATAGAAAGAAATAA
- a CDS encoding M24 family metallopeptidase has product MNKTKLNEMFTKTGVEVLISEAPQTRLWYTGIQTTDGLIAIEKDCATLFVDGRYIEYAQKYAKNVEVVLLTGDAIKKWFEAKNFKKIALEKEYLVKEVQDRILSWTQPQHIEWISGQQLRIQKDKNEIKLIQKAVDISMQALEELKQWIKPGMTEKEVAAKLNYLLKIHGAEKEGFEEIVASAENSAEPHHHPTDKKLVNNSLLKIDFGAQYQGYTADITRTFILGDEKLADPKQLEILQIVKESAAAGRKAVRPGIKASEIDKICRNYITAKGYGDYFVHSTGHGLGIDVHEFPIVSKSSDYVLEPGMILTVEPGIYIKGLGGARIEDDVLVTEDGHYVFSRPNEK; this is encoded by the coding sequence ATGAACAAAACAAAATTAAATGAAATGTTCACTAAAACCGGAGTAGAAGTTTTAATTTCTGAAGCTCCACAAACCAGACTTTGATATACAGGAATACAAACCACCGATGGTCTTATCGCAATCGAAAAAGATTGTGCCACATTATTTGTTGATGGTAGATATATTGAATATGCACAAAAATATGCCAAAAACGTTGAAGTTGTTTTATTAACCGGTGATGCTATTAAAAAATGGTTCGAAGCTAAAAACTTCAAAAAAATTGCTTTAGAAAAAGAATATTTAGTAAAAGAAGTACAAGACCGAATTTTGTCATGAACACAACCTCAACACATTGAATGAATTTCAGGTCAACAACTTAGAATTCAAAAAGATAAAAATGAAATTAAATTAATTCAAAAAGCCGTAGATATTTCAATGCAGGCCCTAGAAGAATTAAAACAATGAATTAAACCAGGAATGACCGAAAAAGAAGTTGCTGCAAAATTAAATTACTTATTAAAAATACATGGTGCAGAAAAAGAAGGATTCGAAGAAATTGTAGCGTCTGCTGAAAATTCTGCTGAACCTCACCACCATCCGACCGATAAGAAGCTAGTAAATAACAGCTTATTAAAAATTGACTTCGGAGCACAATATCAAGGATATACAGCCGATATTACCAGAACATTTATTTTAGGTGATGAAAAATTAGCAGATCCAAAACAGCTAGAAATTCTACAAATTGTTAAAGAATCTGCTGCCGCAGGACGTAAAGCAGTGCGTCCAGGAATTAAAGCATCAGAAATTGATAAAATTTGCCGTAATTATATAACTGCCAAAGGTTATGGTGATTATTTTGTACACTCAACCGGACACGGTTTAGGAATCGATGTACACGAATTTCCAATAGTTTCTAAATCTTCTGATTATGTTTTAGAGCCTGGAATGATTTTAACTGTTGAGCCTGGAATTTATATTAAAGGTTTGGGTGGTGCTAGAATTGAAGATGATGTTTTAGTAACAGAAGATGGACACTATGTCTTTTCAAGACCGAACGAAAAATAA
- a CDS encoding ATP-binding cassette domain-containing protein has protein sequence MQKFTKNKLLMLFIFFFSIISIVSSSIAVYFTIELINSVSSGVLDNKFNLNLIIVISLTVVFIISTIIQLLLKNKWKLIISQLLSKGAISKISSLSANDVKQNKEGKYLVWINKRIPEIETFIFESFFNVLVGFIIQITTLAVMFALSWKLALIGLGILIVSFIIPILLSIIAGKMHKQYMSNMEKYISSLQNVFNSFKFLWYLNKEEKIITFIDEIVKKWLKETEKTQGKVIIFELFNTSFQFFSYITMLILTAFFILKQNENIALIFSFPGYFFSLGIQLRYVIYMNQNYAAYKGYLKDFSLEKPIIVNPNAPINIDKIEIKDLSFSYGEKTVFKNFNYTFKKGKKYAIVGKSGSGKSTLLNLLLKQINDYNGQININQTNLKEIPISKWNNSFTYLSNQENLFFDNIYNNITLWDTDKDEQVKDALKQANMEDFDLNYKIESDSSLSTGQKQKINFARHFYRNKNVLILDEATSNLDKDSTDNLFKKILHNNELLLINSTHHLDNSTDYDGVINLEELEIN, from the coding sequence ATGCAAAAATTTACCAAAAATAAACTTCTGATGTTATTTATTTTTTTCTTTAGTATTATTTCTATTGTTTCTTCATCAATTGCCGTATATTTTACCATTGAGTTAATTAACAGCGTTAGTTCGGGTGTTTTAGATAATAAATTTAATTTAAATTTAATTATTGTTATTTCCCTTACTGTAGTTTTTATAATTAGCACTATTATACAATTATTACTTAAGAATAAATGAAAATTAATTATAAGTCAATTATTAAGTAAAGGTGCAATTAGCAAAATTTCTAGTTTATCAGCAAATGATGTTAAACAAAATAAAGAAGGAAAATATCTAGTTTGAATAAATAAAAGAATCCCTGAGATAGAAACCTTTATCTTTGAAAGCTTTTTTAATGTTTTAGTAGGTTTTATAATACAAATCACTACTTTAGCAGTAATGTTTGCACTTAGTTGAAAACTTGCTTTGATTGGTTTAGGAATTTTAATTGTATCTTTTATTATTCCTATTCTTCTTAGTATAATCGCAGGAAAAATGCATAAACAATATATGTCTAATATGGAAAAATATATATCATCTTTACAAAATGTTTTTAATAGTTTTAAGTTTTTATGATACTTAAATAAAGAAGAAAAAATAATTACTTTTATCGATGAAATAGTTAAAAAATGATTAAAAGAGACTGAAAAAACGCAAGGTAAGGTAATTATTTTTGAATTATTCAATACTTCATTTCAATTTTTTTCTTATATTACAATGTTAATTTTAACAGCCTTCTTTATACTAAAACAAAACGAGAACATTGCTTTAATTTTCTCTTTTCCAGGCTACTTCTTTAGTTTAGGGATTCAATTGCGTTATGTGATTTATATGAATCAAAATTATGCAGCATATAAAGGATATTTAAAAGATTTTTCTCTCGAAAAACCTATTATTGTAAATCCTAATGCACCCATAAATATAGATAAAATTGAAATAAAAGATCTTAGCTTTAGTTATGGTGAAAAAACTGTCTTTAAAAACTTTAATTACACATTTAAAAAAGGTAAAAAATACGCAATTGTGGGTAAATCTGGTTCTGGTAAATCAACTTTATTAAACTTGCTTCTAAAACAAATTAATGATTATAATGGACAAATTAATATCAATCAAACTAACTTAAAAGAAATTCCTATATCTAAATGAAATAACAGTTTCACCTACCTTTCTAACCAAGAAAATCTTTTCTTTGATAATATTTACAATAATATTACATTATGAGATACCGATAAAGATGAACAAGTAAAAGACGCTTTAAAGCAAGCAAATATGGAAGACTTTGATCTAAATTATAAAATTGAAAGCGACAGTAGTTTATCAACCGGGCAAAAACAAAAAATAAATTTTGCACGACATTTTTACAGAAATAAGAATGTCTTGATTTTAGATGAAGCGACATCTAATTTGGATAAAGATAGTACTGACAATTTATTTAAAAAAATACTACACAATAATGAATTATTATTGATTAATTCAACACACCATTTAGATAACAGTACCGATTATGACGGTGTAATAAACCTCGAAGAATTGGAGATTAATTAA
- a CDS encoding alpha/beta fold hydrolase, with the protein MSFQDRTKNKEVNLDLHTFISTPSKHRIHCYVKGNPNNSIPVIIVHGGPGSSISKASLDVFDTKKFLLYEFDQRSCGKSYPKYQNQDNNTSELVEDIERIRKHFNLDKVVLFGGSWETTLALLYAIKYPQNVSTLLLRGVFLARQEDVDYLYKPNGASQFYPDKFHEFNKAVWYYPGQNVLEKYHYAWLKMQKIQNPNKRFFSLAKLAKKFTDWENALVSIKTSENIDDNSNATKNARIDMMFNQLHYFLNNSFLKYDNYILAKTYKIKNIKTYIVHGRQDVDTRPVGAYLLARKLKKCKLAFIDAAAHSVKEDGIFKKLKEYSEEIYNDLISEK; encoded by the coding sequence ATGTCTTTTCAAGACCGAACGAAAAATAAAGAAGTGAACTTAGATTTACACACTTTTATATCAACTCCTTCAAAACACAGAATTCATTGTTATGTTAAAGGAAATCCAAATAATTCTATTCCTGTAATTATAGTCCATGGAGGTCCTGGATCAAGCATTTCAAAAGCCTCATTAGACGTTTTTGATACTAAAAAATTTCTTTTATATGAATTTGATCAACGCAGTTGCGGAAAAAGTTATCCAAAATACCAAAACCAAGACAATAATACAAGCGAATTAGTTGAAGATATTGAACGCATTAGAAAACATTTTAACTTAGACAAAGTAGTGCTCTTTGGTGGTAGTTGAGAAACTACTTTAGCTTTATTGTATGCTATAAAATATCCACAAAACGTTTCCACTTTATTATTACGTGGTGTCTTTTTGGCAAGACAAGAAGACGTAGATTATTTATACAAACCAAACGGAGCTTCGCAATTTTACCCTGACAAATTTCACGAATTTAACAAAGCAGTTTGATATTATCCGGGTCAAAATGTTTTAGAAAAATATCATTACGCATGATTAAAAATGCAAAAAATTCAAAATCCAAATAAAAGATTTTTTAGTCTTGCTAAACTTGCTAAAAAATTTACAGATTGAGAAAACGCTTTAGTATCAATTAAAACCTCCGAAAACATTGATGATAATTCAAATGCTACTAAAAACGCACGCATTGATATGATGTTTAACCAGCTACATTATTTTTTAAATAATTCATTTTTAAAATATGATAACTACATTTTAGCAAAGACTTATAAGATCAAAAACATCAAAACTTATATCGTTCATGGTCGTCAAGATGTAGATACTAGACCTGTCGGTGCATATCTGCTCGCGAGAAAACTTAAAAAGTGCAAATTAGCTTTTATCGATGCTGCCGCGCATTCCGTTAAGGAAGATGGAATTTTTAAAAAATTAAAAGAATATAGCGAAGAAATATATAACGACTTAATTTCTGAAAAATAA
- a CDS encoding deoxyribonuclease IV, producing MIKLGSHISFKAPHYLPGAVQESLNNGANVMMIYLGAPQTTKRVDVKKYKLDEYLQNYQDKIAQRDIIVHAPYIINPASPSKHSFSNDFLIQEIKRMNYLGLKYMVLHPGAHTEFEPQEALDQLIDSLKYILKNTEDVVICIETMSGKGTEIGVNFEQIRYILDWVNSDRIQVCLDTCHLWDSGYDLQNYEEFKAELKRWNILERTKVIHLNDSKNEIFSHKDRHANIGEGNIGTHTLKRFVHDPDFDNIPIILETPWKPEGPIYKQEIALLLQK from the coding sequence ATGATTAAATTAGGGTCTCATATTTCATTTAAAGCACCACATTATCTCCCTGGAGCAGTTCAAGAATCATTAAATAACGGAGCAAATGTTATGATGATTTATTTAGGTGCACCACAAACAACCAAACGTGTAGATGTAAAAAAATATAAATTAGATGAATATCTACAAAATTATCAAGATAAAATTGCCCAAAGAGACATTATCGTTCATGCACCATATATTATCAATCCTGCTAGTCCAAGTAAACATTCTTTTTCAAATGACTTCTTAATCCAAGAAATCAAAAGAATGAATTATTTAGGCCTTAAATACATGGTCTTACATCCTGGAGCACATACTGAATTCGAACCACAAGAAGCGTTAGATCAATTAATTGATTCACTAAAATACATTCTAAAAAACACCGAAGATGTTGTAATATGCATTGAAACAATGTCGGGAAAAGGAACCGAAATAGGTGTTAATTTTGAACAAATTCGCTATATTTTAGATTGGGTTAATTCTGACCGTATACAAGTTTGTTTAGACACCTGCCACCTTTGAGATTCTGGTTATGATTTACAAAACTATGAAGAATTTAAAGCAGAATTAAAACGTTGAAACATATTAGAACGCACCAAAGTTATCCATTTAAATGATTCAAAAAATGAAATTTTCTCTCATAAAGATCGCCACGCAAACATCGGAGAGGGAAATATAGGTACTCATACTTTAAAAAGGTTCGTGCATGATCCTGATTTTGATAATATTCCCATTATTTTAGAAACCCCTTGAAAACCAGAAGGACCAATTTATAAACAAGAAATTGCATTATTATTACAAAAATAA
- the rpmG gene encoding 50S ribosomal protein L33, with translation MPRDGYTLACTTCKMENYISKKNKKTHPEKVELSKHCSKCNAHTTHKEKK, from the coding sequence ATGCCAAGAGATGGTTATACATTAGCTTGCACAACTTGCAAGATGGAAAATTACATTTCAAAGAAAAACAAAAAAACTCACCCAGAAAAGGTTGAATTATCAAAACACTGCTCAAAATGTAATGCACACACAACCCACAAAGAAAAGAAATAA
- a CDS encoding class III lanthionine synthetase LanKC N-terminal domain-containing protein → MSLKIKDFSYLFNKKWEITNNGDFLSFIYEKTKLPENGWKIHISAILVNYKQILNIVVCFCKQHKMTFKYIKDYKEFQNTLTQKKINNLTGKFITIYPINEKQAKFIILNLYSLLKGFSGPLTYSDKQYKNSIIHYRWGSITTYNENDYKTIIKKYKPDYIDDLFKTKNLNKSKKEFKGYQIIGIIYFDSYSNIWLTKKANLFYIIKESKRHFRFDKNIENRKKEFLISKLINSEYLPKAIEHFYNKQSYFFVYEFCPGTTLEKFKESISLLFDTKQSKYDLAHKLLNHNTKLIKFINDNNLILNDIKASNFIYNQIDDKLTFIDLEHSFIYSNKKRKLINKEIISQYYNPRQLNLKNDQLKLFYMLLDLFFDIKSNFYTIHFRKYISFIMYVNKDIQLFKVVLRLFKIFKKRFSPANINEIFNQPLIQKLLFDNKKVIFSNNNLTISEIFETLNKNLLSSNFIFKYYLMTVIDSHNFETIKNLIQNTIIDKELSKVSVNGTYNNDYSYSPYINNGTAGLIYIFLFIKFKFNINIYDENIIKLIIPLLNVFTRKIGIANGYAGLLIIKYLYFKLFDKSCENLKNELSFILFATKNNYVYDYDNNKIDESFLNGYQGLQFLYHVLVK, encoded by the coding sequence ATGTCTTTAAAAATCAAAGATTTTTCATACTTATTTAATAAAAAATGAGAAATTACCAATAATGGTGATTTCTTATCTTTTATTTATGAAAAGACTAAATTACCTGAAAATGGTTGAAAAATTCATATTTCAGCCATTTTAGTTAATTATAAACAAATTTTGAATATAGTTGTTTGTTTTTGTAAACAACATAAGATGACCTTTAAATATATCAAAGATTATAAAGAATTTCAAAATACATTAACTCAAAAGAAAATCAATAATCTTACCGGTAAGTTTATAACTATCTATCCGATTAATGAAAAACAAGCAAAATTTATTATCTTAAATTTATATTCCTTACTAAAAGGATTTTCGGGACCACTTACATATTCTGACAAGCAATATAAAAATAGTATTATTCATTATAGATGAGGTAGTATTACTACTTACAATGAAAACGACTATAAAACTATTATAAAAAAATATAAACCTGATTATATTGATGATTTATTTAAAACTAAAAATTTAAATAAATCTAAAAAGGAATTTAAAGGTTATCAAATTATAGGGATTATATATTTTGATTCCTATAGCAATATTTGATTAACTAAGAAAGCAAATCTTTTTTACATTATCAAAGAAAGCAAAAGACATTTTCGTTTTGATAAAAACATAGAAAATAGAAAGAAGGAATTTTTAATCTCTAAATTAATAAATTCCGAATACTTACCTAAAGCGATAGAACATTTTTATAATAAACAAAGTTATTTTTTTGTTTATGAATTTTGTCCCGGAACTACTTTAGAGAAATTTAAAGAATCAATTTCACTTTTATTTGATACAAAACAATCAAAATATGATTTAGCGCATAAATTGCTAAATCATAATACAAAATTAATAAAATTTATTAATGATAATAATTTAATTCTAAATGATATTAAAGCAAGTAATTTTATTTATAATCAAATAGACGATAAATTAACTTTTATTGATTTAGAACATTCATTTATATATTCAAATAAAAAACGCAAACTCATAAATAAAGAGATTATAAGTCAATATTATAATCCTAGACAACTTAATCTAAAGAACGACCAATTAAAACTTTTTTATATGTTGTTGGATTTGTTTTTTGATATTAAAAGTAATTTTTATACAATTCACTTTCGTAAATATATATCTTTTATAATGTATGTAAATAAAGATATTCAATTGTTTAAAGTTGTTCTAAGACTTTTTAAAATATTTAAAAAACGTTTTTCGCCAGCTAATATTAATGAGATCTTTAATCAACCACTAATTCAAAAATTACTTTTTGATAATAAAAAAGTAATCTTTTCAAATAATAACCTTACTATAAGCGAAATCTTTGAAACATTAAATAAAAACTTATTATCTTCTAATTTTATTTTTAAATATTACTTAATGACTGTGATTGATTCTCATAATTTTGAAACAATAAAAAACTTAATACAAAATACGATTATCGACAAAGAACTTTCAAAAGTAAGTGTAAATGGAACTTATAATAATGATTATTCATATTCTCCCTATATCAATAACGGAACTGCAGGTTTAATTTATATATTCTTATTTATTAAATTTAAATTTAATATCAACATCTACGATGAAAATATTATTAAACTAATAATTCCACTACTTAATGTTTTTACAAGAAAAATAGGGATTGCAAATGGTTATGCTGGACTTTTAATAATAAAATATCTATATTTTAAGCTTTTTGATAAATCTTGTGAGAATTTAAAAAATGAATTGTCATTCATTTTATTTGCAACAAAAAATAATTATGTTTATGATTATGACAACAATAAGATAGATGAAAGTTTTTTAAATGGATACCAAGGCTTACAATTTTTGTATCATGTTTTAGTAAAATAA
- a CDS encoding potassium channel family protein, which yields MKITKKQDNNLLTLFTATVWSTRKFDKEFQNTKAVKLPRVIYVLIVIFCSLISVFSLVSPGDSIRQSWETTVSILQLFTFLFFLFDYISHLLTYRKYTEKDTKTPVWKSTLKYIFSWNGIVILICILSSLHTIEILRSEIATNSEFQRTINIFKVLNIFRFIRLFIVLTFFAPFKIIIDVFSKQKKVLSYVLLLVLLVIIIFAILIWNNETIYLENEQKTFINKVFFLDPNNPKKGFVEGYQPENWKIFATYSTLENQVDKDAFIANNNINKDLINIFNNGQNKFILSEYNALSSGYVQNFVDALYFSTITLTTIGYGDFLPHAPLTKIIVSINAIIALAIIAIPSGVIAGAFLNQMQAHIDKKSKKKQEKESKNKEVKND from the coding sequence ATGAAAATTACTAAAAAACAAGACAATAATTTATTAACACTTTTTACAGCAACCGTTTGATCAACGCGAAAATTTGATAAAGAGTTTCAAAATACCAAAGCTGTTAAATTACCGCGCGTAATCTATGTTTTAATAGTTATTTTTTGTTCATTAATTTCTGTTTTTTCTTTAGTTTCCCCTGGCGACAGTATTAGACAATCTTGAGAAACCACTGTTAGTATATTACAATTATTTACATTCTTATTTTTCCTATTTGATTATATATCACATTTACTAACTTATCGTAAATATACTGAAAAAGACACAAAAACCCCCGTTTGAAAAAGCACTTTAAAATATATTTTTTCATGAAATGGAATTGTCATTTTAATTTGTATTTTATCATCACTACACACTATTGAAATTTTAAGAAGTGAGATTGCTACTAATTCAGAGTTTCAAAGAACCATTAATATTTTTAAAGTTTTAAATATTTTTAGATTCATTAGACTTTTTATTGTTTTAACATTTTTTGCACCATTTAAAATTATTATTGATGTTTTTTCCAAACAAAAAAAAGTGTTATCTTACGTTTTATTATTAGTTCTCTTAGTCATTATTATTTTTGCTATTTTAATTTGAAATAATGAAACAATTTATTTAGAAAACGAACAAAAAACATTTATTAATAAGGTTTTCTTCCTTGATCCAAATAATCCAAAAAAAGGATTTGTTGAAGGTTATCAACCAGAAAATTGAAAAATATTTGCAACATATTCTACTTTAGAAAATCAAGTAGATAAAGATGCATTTATCGCCAATAACAATATAAATAAGGATCTCATTAATATTTTTAATAACGGTCAAAATAAATTTATTTTAAGCGAGTACAACGCTTTATCATCAGGTTATGTTCAAAATTTTGTAGATGCTTTATACTTTTCAACCATAACATTAACTACCATAGGTTATGGAGACTTCCTACCACATGCGCCGTTAACTAAAATTATTGTATCTATAAATGCAATTATTGCATTAGCAATTATTGCTATTCCATCAGGGGTTATTGCAGGAGCATTTTTGAATCAAATGCAAGCACACATAGATAAAAAAAGTAAAAAGAAGCAAGAAAAAGAATCTAAGAACAAAGAGGTAAAAAATGATTAA
- a CDS encoding ATP-binding cassette domain-containing protein, with product MKHLLNNIKTPFILFLIISIITSTFQFVLSILEGYAIDSIVGKFVVVNNNPFLSFSILIIVVALAYLIMLVSTYFFYMLSNKFQIYTAKSIARIFYNQVFKADATSKLNYTSQSAFEQIINNSGAFANSSIIPLVDTIATGINLLLIIAFFASTSWIALVLVIAIFTFSVIPNFLFYKKISWYIETNQKALNQLTTKLSYLLERYSVLYYSNKGTLLYQFVEDEILNYYQKVYLNDNIRTWNSGLSNSINQIGSVIGIIVLGFLYISNFQYAPISLGTIYIFKKVIDESKDDFQKFINSLRDVLASRNLYKMLNLNLPLDTSKQILSQIENIEIKDLNFNYNNKLIFKNFNFIFEKGKKYAIIGKSGCGKSTLLNILINNINNYQGQILINGNDIKNFKDTSIKHHLSYLNAENFVFDQNVLANVSLLEKDKQKALNALKFVHMDEDIIQKFDESEFDCFNRLSLGQKQRISLARYIYQNKNILLLDESLSNLNKDLAQKILDNLLKTDKTVIIVSHHFSDEQLQSFNSVIRLDI from the coding sequence ATGAAACACTTATTAAATAACATTAAAACTCCTTTTATCTTATTTTTAATTATTTCAATTATTACATCTACTTTTCAATTTGTGTTGTCTATTTTAGAAGGATATGCAATTGATAGTATTGTCGGTAAATTTGTGGTTGTTAACAACAATCCATTCCTAAGTTTTAGTATTTTAATCATTGTAGTTGCTTTAGCATACTTAATAATGTTAGTCAGTACATATTTCTTTTATATGCTATCTAATAAGTTTCAAATCTATACTGCTAAATCTATCGCCAGAATTTTCTATAATCAAGTTTTTAAAGCAGACGCTACATCAAAACTTAATTACACATCGCAAAGTGCTTTTGAACAAATTATTAATAATTCCGGAGCTTTTGCAAATAGTTCAATAATTCCTTTGGTTGATACAATTGCTACCGGAATTAATTTATTATTAATTATTGCATTCTTTGCTTCAACTAGTTGAATTGCGTTAGTTTTAGTAATTGCTATTTTTACTTTTTCTGTTATTCCTAATTTTCTTTTTTATAAAAAAATCAGTTGATATATTGAAACAAACCAAAAAGCATTAAATCAACTCACTACTAAATTATCCTACTTATTAGAAAGATATTCAGTATTATATTATTCAAATAAGGGTACCCTATTATATCAGTTTGTAGAAGATGAAATCTTAAATTATTACCAAAAAGTCTACCTCAACGATAACATCCGAACTTGAAATTCCGGTTTATCTAATTCAATCAATCAAATCGGAAGCGTTATAGGAATTATAGTTTTAGGTTTTTTATACATTAGTAATTTTCAATACGCACCAATTTCATTAGGCACTATTTACATCTTTAAAAAAGTTATCGATGAATCAAAAGATGATTTCCAAAAATTCATCAATAGCTTAAGAGATGTTTTAGCATCGCGTAACTTATACAAAATGCTTAATTTAAACTTACCACTAGATACATCCAAACAAATATTATCTCAAATCGAGAACATTGAAATCAAAGATCTTAATTTCAATTATAATAATAAACTTATTTTTAAAAACTTTAATTTCATCTTTGAAAAAGGTAAAAAATATGCAATTATAGGCAAATCCGGTTGTGGTAAATCAACATTATTGAATATATTAATAAACAATATAAACAACTATCAAGGACAAATCTTAATTAACGGCAACGATATTAAAAACTTTAAAGATACTTCTATTAAACATCACCTTTCATATCTTAACGCTGAAAACTTTGTTTTTGACCAAAACGTTTTAGCCAATGTTTCCCTTTTGGAAAAAGATAAACAAAAAGCATTAAATGCACTAAAATTTGTCCATATGGACGAAGATATTATCCAAAAATTTGATGAATCTGAATTCGATTGTTTTAATCGCTTATCACTAGGACAAAAACAAAGAATTAGTTTAGCAAGATATATTTATCAAAATAAAAATATACTTTTATTAGATGAATCTTTATCTAACTTAAATAAAGATTTAGCACAAAAAATTCTAGACAATCTCTTGAAAACTGATAAAACAGTAATTATTGTTTCACATCATTTTAGCGACGAACAATTACAATCCTTTAATTCTGTTATTAGATTAGATATATAA